A stretch of Hippoglossus hippoglossus isolate fHipHip1 chromosome 20, fHipHip1.pri, whole genome shotgun sequence DNA encodes these proteins:
- the ipo4 gene encoding importin-4, whose product MTQELEQILLQLTQPDNAVIHQATAQLKQAFKDPAIVPALCAVMTGSQNPEVRQSAAVMLRLRVKKHWSKISPDDRESLKLVVLQAFVQETEHTVQHSLSQLCAVMVKHETPDRWPALLQFLNQSTKSSNLHERQVGLLLLNKVMDSNPEPFKPHYCQLLQLFSAVLQDPSNPTALYYCILTLTAITAYTGSEEMHLMRSIIPSLIAALKVLIKADQDQASEAMEVFNELMESEVSVIVPHVADMVRFWLEVGSDTTLNNSLRVKGLSCVTFLIKLKSKTVLKQKLLNPILQAIFPILVAAPPPGEQDPEDDENDTGDTDNDNPKHCAAQIIDTMALHMPPEKLFQQLMPFTQSCLASDNPYQKKGGLLCLAVLAEGCADHIRTKMLSPMLQAVCQSLSDSNQVVRCAGLFALGQFSEHLQPEVSKFCSELMPLLLGYLSSLNHAKVGHVTKAFYALENFMENLGSDIEPYLPTLMETMLSALNNTENLKIRELAVSAIGAIANAAKELLVPYFPPVIENLKGFLTTTTEEMRSLQTQSLDTLSVLARTIGKDVFSPLAAECIQLGLNLTDTIDDPDLRRCTYSLYSAVSTVSPECLTPHLTAITTVMLLALKSNEGITAHLEEDKTFVLLDDEDNDDDKEDEEKDVADFTEDETEADINDIAGFSVENAYIDEKEDACDALGEIAFNTGAAFQAFLESSFQQVYEMRDFPHEDVRRAAFGAMGQFCRAQHKAWKESPTEANHQALLKLLDMVLPCLLETVRTEQERQVVMGVLETMNNVMKSCKEEVFRNPSRLKEISDIIRDVLKKKMVCQDGGADEADDEEQQAEYDAMLQEFAGEGIPLVAASVPADSFAPYLNDLLPLIMSKAKSSCTVAERSFSLGTIGEILESLAGVSGGRGVAGRLSNRLLPVLVAGVRDSDAEVRNNSVFGLGCLAQAAGPIVVTDFPMMLSVFSNMLTKESDLRVIDNLCAALCRMIMSNIEAVPLEQVVPALVGRLPLKEDLEENKTVFSCLAMLYTHSPDLVVKLMKPIVAASSDVLGNKDVNEETQNNVALLMREFAQRHSADFQLAVIPLAGEQQAKLSAAISAA is encoded by the exons ATGACACAAGAACTGGAGCAGATTCTGTTGCAGCTGACACAGCCTGACAATGCCGTCATTCACCAG GCCACAGCCCAGCTGAAGCAGGCTTTCAAAGATCCAGCCATTGTCCCAGCCCTGTGTGCTGTCATGACCGGCTCCCAGAACCCCGAG GTCCGTCAGTCAGCTGCAGTGATGCTGAGGCTGCGGGTGAAGAAACACTGGAGCAAGATCAGCCCGGACGACAGAGAGAG CCTCAAGCTGGTGGTGCTGCAGGCCTTTGTGCAGGAAACAGA ACACACGGTGCAGCACTCGCTTTCCCAGCTCTGTGCAGTGATGGTCAAACATGAGACACCAGACCGCTGGCCCGCTCTGCTGCAGTTCCTCAATCAGTCCACCAAGAGCAGCAACCTTCACGAGAGACAG GTtggcctcctgctgctgaacAAGGTGATGGATTCCAACCCTGAGCCTTTCAAGCCTCACTACtgccagctgctgcagctgttcaGTGCCGTGCTTCAGGACCCAAGCAACCCGACGGCCCTGTACTACTGCATCCTCACCCTCACAGCCATAACTGCATACACCGGCTCAGAGGAGATG CACCTGATGCGTTCGATCATCCCAAGTCTGATTGCGGCTCTGAAAGTCCTCATCAAGGCAGATCAG GACCAAGCCAGCGAGGCCATGGAGGTGTTCAATGAGCTCATGGAGAGCGAGGTGTCCGTCATCGTCCCTCACGTTGCCGACATGGTCCGCTTCTGGTTGGAG gtGGGCAGTGACACCACACTGAATAACTCTTTGCGGGTGAAAGGTCTGTCCTGCGTCACCTTCCTCATCAAGTTGAAGAGCAAG ACTGTGCTGAAGCAGAAACTGCTGAACCCCATCCTGCAGGCCATCTTCCCCATACTTGTTGCAGCCCCACCACCCGGGGAGCAGGACCCAGAGGACGACGAGAACGACACTGGAGACACAGACAATGACAATCCCAAACATTGCGCTGCACAG ATCATTGACACAATGGCGCTCCACATGCCTCCAGAGAAACTGTTCCAACAACTG ATGCCCTTCACTCAGTCCTGTCTCGCCAGTGATAACCCCTATCAGAAGAAGGGGGGTCTCTTGTGTCTTGCAGTACTGGCTGAAGGATGTGCTGACCACATACGCACCAA GATGTTGTCACCAATGCTGCAGGCCGTGTGTCAGAGTCTCTCTGACAGTAATCAAGTGGTGCGCTGTGCCGGCCTTTTTGCCCTGGGACAGTTCTCTGAACACTTACAG cctgAAGTGAGTAAGTTCTGCTCGGAGTTGATGCCTTTGCTGTTGGGATACCTCTCCTCCTTGAACCACGCCAAGGTCGGCCACGTCACCAAGGCCTTTTACGCCCTCGAGAACTTCATGGAGAACTTAG GGTCAGATATTGAACCGTACCTGCCCACTCTGATGGAGACCATGTTGTCCGCCCTCAACAACACTGAAAACCTCAAGATAAGGGAGCTCGCTGTGTCTGCCATCGGCGCCATAG CCAATGCCGCCAAAGAGCTGCTGGTTCCGTACTTCCCTCCTGTAATTGAAAACCTTAAGGGCTTCCTGACCACCACCACGGAAGAAATGAGGTCTCTACAAACTCAGTCGCTGG ACACTCTGTCTGTGTTGGCTCGTACCATTGGCAAAGATGTCTTCAGTCCTCTTGCGGCAGAGTGTATTCAGCTGGGCCTCAACCTCACGGACACCATCGATGACCCTGATCTGAGACGCTGCAC GTACAGTCTATATTCTGCTGTATCCACAGTCAGCCCTGAATGCCTGACTCCTCACCTCACTGCCATTACCACAGTCATGCTGCTCGCCCTCAAGTCTAATGAAGGCATCAcg GCTCACCTTGAGGAGGACAAGACGTTCGTACTCCTGGATGATGAAGACAATGATGACGacaaagaagatgaagaaaaagatgTAGCTGATTTCACAGAAGATGAGACCGAGGCGGATATCAACGATATTGCAGG GTTCAGTGTTGAGAATGCTTACATCGATGAGAAGGAGGACGCCTGTGACGCACTGGGAGAGATCGCCTTCAACACAGG AGCTGCCTTTCAAGCTTTCCTGGAGTCGAGCTTCCAGCAGGTTTACGAGATGAGAGAT TTTCCCCATGAGGACGTCCGCAGGGCAGCATTTGGAGCCATGGGCCAGTTCTGTCGAGCTCAGCACAAAGCGTGGAAGGAGAGTCCCACTGAGGCCAACCACCAGG CCCTTCTGAAGTTGCTGGACATGGTGCTGCCTTGCCTTCTGGAAACGGTTCGGACAGAGCAGGAGCGCCAGGTTGTGATGGGGGTCCTGGAAACCATGAACAACGTTATGAAGTCCTGCAAGGAGGAGGTTTTCAGAAATCCGTCACGCCTAAAGGAGATCAGTGACATCATCCGCGATGTGCTGAAGAAGAAG ATGGTTTGTCAGGATGGGGGTGCTGATGAAGCTGATGATGAGGAGCAACAG GCGGAGTATGACGCCATGCTACAGGAGTTTGCCGGGGAGGGGATTCCCCTAGTGGCCGCTTCTGTCCCTGCAGACAGCTTCGCCCCATACCTCAATGACCTGCTGCCTCTGATCATGAGCAAAGCT AAATCCTCGTGCACGGTGGCAGAACGCTCCTTCTCTTTGGGCACTATTGGAGAAATCCTGGAGTCCCTTGCGGGCGTATCTGGGGGTAGGGGAGTGGCGGGCCGGCTGTCCAACCGTCTGCTGCCTGTGCTGGTAGCTGGAGTGAGGGACAGTGACGCAGAGGTTCGCAACAACAGCGTGTTTGGACTGGGATGTCTGGCCCAGGCAGCTGGACCCATCGTTGTAAC AGATTTTCCGATGATGCTGTCGGTGTTTTCCAACATGCTGACCAAAGAGTCCGACCTCAGGGTGATCGACAACCTGTGTGCTGCCCTCTGCAGGATGATCATGAGTAATATAGAAGCGGTTCCTCTGGAGCAG GTGGTACCAGCTCTGGTGGGTCGTCTTCCCCTCAAAGAGGACCTGGAGGAGAACAAGACGGTGTTCAGCTGCCTGGCCATGCTCtacacacacagtcctgatCTG
- the nanog gene encoding homeobox protein NANOG — protein sequence MTDWKTQIGYKYNPSYHAYAYGLVYQPGPEQNHGNHGNHMNPLSCWSDSGVTDLSNYNAGVPQAYYTATSTARAREESPPGSPEQQAASGQRHYQGPGVVHLGDAQAGRLLLARPHRAAYDDARAEGVGRVGSDSTSDSEAHTSPDSWSSRSSSSREGGLPQTDPATWVKRDLESEERDRSPISSKDVSSSLVEEPETFTVTGNDGAEDITPLQVPIAVPNKPSPPAVTKPKGKVRAAFSESQMNTLVQRFRVQRYLTPAEMKNLAEMTGLTYQQVKTWFQNRRVKLKRHQKDTSWVSEQYTLNKDGPVHGTMYNNIPPHIPSYRGEAQSQLKEHYNQHMMKATPQNLAFYLAAMGGTPGSAGYPSWSAASSQTAMPTRPQATGWSMPPGINHYEYNHNAFNASTANNTGHNTSFETKDESVNS from the exons ATGACCGACTGGAAGACGCAGATCGGCTACAAGTACAACCCGTCTTACCATGCCTATGCCTACGGCCTCGTGTACCAGCCCGGGCCCGAGCAGAACCACGGGAACCACGGGAACCACATGAATCCCCTGAGCTGCTGGAGCGACTCCGGAGTCACCGACCTGAGCAACTACAACGCCGGGGTTCCGCAGGCCTACTACACCGCCACCTCCACCGCCAGAGCCCGGGAGGAGTCCCCGCCGGGCAGCCCGGAGCAGCAAGCCGCCAGCGGGCAACGACATTACCAGGGCCCCGGGGTCGTCCACCTCGGGGACGCCCAGGCGGGCCGCCTGCTCCTGGCCAGGCCGCATCGGGCTGCGTACGACGACGCGCGGGCGGAGGGAGTCGGGCGAGTCGGGAGCGACTCCACCAGTGACTCTGAGGCGCACACCTCACCAG ACTCGTGGAGTTCAAGgagtagcagcagcagggaaGGAGGTCTGCCCCAGACAGACCCTGCTACTTGGGTAAAGAGGGATCTTGAAAGTGAGGAGCGCGACAGGAGCCCCATTTCCAGCAAGGACGTTTCCAGCTCTCTTGTGGAGGAGCCGGAGACCTTCACCGTCACAGGGAACGATGGCGCTGAGGACATCACCCCTCTACAAGTGCCCATAGCTGTCCCCAATAAGCCAAGCCCTCCTGCTGTAACCAAACCTAAAGGAAAGGTGCGGGCAGCCTTCTCAGAGAGTCAGATGAACACTCTTGTCCAGCGCTTCAGGGTTCAGAGGTACCTCACCCCGGCTGAAATGAAGAACCTGGCAGAAATGACCGGCCTGACTTACCAACAG GTGAAGACTTGGTTTCAGAACCGGAGGGTGAAGCTGAAGAGGCACCAGAAAGACACCAGCTGGGTGTCTGAGCAATACACCCTCAACAAGGATGGTCCAGTTCACGGAACCATGTACAACAACATTCCCCCACACATCCCATCC TATCGGGGAGAGGCCCAGTCCCAGCTCAAGGAGCATTACAACCAGCACATGATGAAGGCGACCCCACAGAACCTGGCCTTCTACCTGGCTGCTATGGGTGGCACCCCAGGGTCCGCTGGCTACCCCTCCTGGTCCGCCGCCTCTTCCCAGACAGCAATGCCAACCAGGCCCCAAGCAACCGGCTGGTCCATGCCGCCGGGCATCAACCATTACGAATACAACCACAATGCATTCAACGCATCCACGGCAAACAACACCGGACACAATACGAGCTTCGAAACCAAAGACGAGTCTGTCAACAGCTGA